GAACCATCATTACAAAGGATGCAATTTCCCCTTTTGTCATCGACGGCTTAGTTTCAACAGAAGATGAGTACTTTTATGAACATAATGGCGTTGTACCGAAAGCTGTTGTTCGCGCCCTAATAACTGAAGTAACTGGTTTGGGATCCGCGACTGGTGGGTCAACCATTACACAGCAATTGGTCAAACAACAAATTTTAACACACGAAGTGACCTTTTCTCGTAAAGTGAATGAAATACTTCTTGCGATGCGTTTGGAAAATTATTTCGACAAAGATCAGATTATTACCGCTTATCTGAATGTGTCACCATTTGGCCGTAACAGTAACGGTGGTAATGTTGCTGGTATTGAAGAAGCAGCGATAGGTATTTTTGGTGTCCACGCTAACGAAGTATCCTTGCCACAAGCTGCCTTCTTAGTCGGCTTACCGCAAAACCCTTATACTTACACGCCCTACACTGTTTATGGCGAACTGAAAGAAGACCTTTCTGACGGTGTGAATCGTATGAAGACCGTTTTAAATCGTATGTTTGAAGAGCAAAAAATTAGTCAAGACCAATACAATGAAGCCATCCAATATGATATTACCCAAGACTTCATTCCAGCTAAAAACTCTGGACAAAACAGTCATAACTATCTCTATCAACAAGTTGAAAAACAAGCCATTGAAATTTTAATGGCGATAGAAGCAGAGAAGAATGGTTTAACTTTTGAAGAAGTTGACGCTGATGTCGACCTTTATAACGACTATTACTTCCGTAATCAAGCCATTTTAAATACATCAGGTTATAAAGTCACTTCAACAATTGATAAAGCTGTTTATCAAGCTATGCAAGAAGCAGTCGCTGAATATGGCGAAAATCTGGGTCCTACCTTCGTAGATACTTATACGAATGAAGAAACTGGCGAAACGGAAGAAGTTATTGAATTAGCACAATCTGGTTCTATTTTATTAGAAAATGAAACAGGCCGTATTCTTGGTTTCATCGGTGGTCGAGATTTCTCTATTGATCAAAATGATCATGCCTTTGATACTTATCGAGATCCAGGTTCAACCATCAAACCGTTAGCTGTGTATGCTCCGGCGTTGGAAATGAATGTGATTACGCCAGCTACTAGACTAGCTGACTCTGCAATTGGTGATCAGGCAACCCCTTATTCAGGAGCGCCATGGAATGTTTCTAACATTGGTGAAGTTATCTCAAATAAGATGGTGACAGCCCGTGAAGCCTTGTATCAATCGATGAATAACCCAACTGGTAAATTGTATCTCAACATGCTAGAGTTCGGCTTGGAACCTTACAAGTATATGGATATGATGAACTACACTATGATTGATGACTACAAAGCAAATGCAGCCTTTTCTTTAGGCGCTGGTCGAACTTCTGTTGCCGAACAAACAACAGGCTTTGCCACTTTCGCTAATCAAGGTGATTATATTGGCTATTACCTCATTGAAAAGATTGAAGATGCCGATGGTAATATTATTTACCAACACGAGAAAGAACAGCGCGATGTTTTCTCAGAAGAAACAGCTTATCTAACCATTGATATTTTAAGAGATGTTATTGATTTAGGCTTCTCTAGCCAAATTAAAAATTACTTGAATTTCTCTGCTGACTTAGCAGCTAAAACAGGTACATCTGAACATAACCGCGACTATTGGATTATTGCAAGTACACCAAAAGTGACCTTAAGTTCTTGGATTGGTTATAATAATGCCATTGAAGATCATGTCTTTTACGATCCTTATTCAACTGGTGCCCCTTCTGCAAATAACATGCGGTACTGGTCACTGATTGCAAATAAAATCTATGCAGCTAGTCCTGAAACTATCGGAACTGACCAAACCTTTACACGTCCTGAAGGGATTGTAGAAAAAGAAGTCGTTGCTGAGACAGGAACACTAGCCGGAAAAGTGACTATACCAGGAACAACAACGACTGTCTCCGTTGATGGCACTAAGAAGACTGAATTATTCAAAGCTGACAACCTTCCTAAAGCAATTACTTATAACTTCTCTCCAGGTGCCTCCGATAAGGACTTGAAACAACTTTATTGGGATAAAAAAGTTAAGGCTGTTAAAGAAGCCGAAGAGAAGAAGAAAAAAGAACAGGAAGCTAAGAAAAAAGAGGCAGAGGATAAAAAGAAAGCCGAAGAAGAAAAGAAAAAAGCTGAAGAACAGAAGAAAGAAGAAGCTAAGAAAAAAGAAGAAGAAGAAAAGAAAAAGAAGGAAGAAGCCGCTAATAATAACGACTAACTTCCCCTTTCTCATTGAAAATCCCGCTAGGCAGATGCCTAACGGGATTTTTTAATTTAGTCTTCTTTAGCAGTTGTACCACGGTAAGCAATCTTGTAAGGAAGAGTAATTGTTTTTTCGTCAATCTCTTCTTTATTCATGATTTTCGTCAAGAGACGCATCGCTACAGCACCGATATCATAAAGTGGTAGCATAATTGAGCTTAATTGTGGACGAGCCATCTCAGTTACTTTTGAGTTATTACTTGTAAAGATTTCAAAGTCTTCTGGTACATTTACACCAGCATTGACAACACCATTCAATAAACCAATAGCTAATTCATCGTCACTCACATAAGCAGCTGTTACGCCTTGTTCAAGTAAACGTGGTGCTAATTCTTCACCCGCTGCAACAGTTAATTCACTTTCGTGTACAAGTGACTCATCGTAACCGATTCCTGCTGATAGCAAGGCATTTTTGTACCCTTTCAGACGGTATTGACCGTTAATTGGATTAGCCAATGGTGTTGAAACGAAAGCAATCTTTTTGTTGCCGCCATTAATCAGTTTTGTAATAATCGCTTCTGTTGCTGCGATATAGTCAATATTAACACTGCCAACTTGTTGATCAGGATCAACTGTTCCTGCTAGTACAACTGGTGTTTTTGAACGTGAAAACTCAGCACGTAATTCATCAGTAATTTTATTACCCATGTAAATGATACCGTCTACTTGTTTTGCAAGTAAGGTATTCAAAACTTGGATTTCTTTGCTTTCATTTTGATCAGAGTTTGCTAAAATGATATTATATTTATACATAGTCGCAATATCGTCGATTCCTCTTGCTAATGAAGCGAAAAACAAGTTTGTAACATCTGGAATAATAACCCCAACTGTTGTTGTTTTCTTACTTGCTAATCCTCGCGCTACAGCATTTGGACGATAGTCTAAGCGATCGATTACTTCTAATACTTTTTTTCGTGTTGTTGGTTTAACATTTGGGTTACCGTTGACAACACGAGAGACTGTTGCCATTGAAACATTAGCTTCACGAGCAACGTCATAAATTGTGATTGTTTGCTTTTCCATATTTTTTCCCCTTTTCAGCATAGTGAATGATTTACAAATTGAAAATGTTTGAATTATATTCTCAAGAAGAATTTATCATTATTTTCAAAAAAATGCAAGCGTTTCAACAATGTTTTCATGAAAATTTCACATGTTCTTTCATTCAATTAATTTCGTGTTATAATGATTTAAACCTTAGGAGGACTAACCATGAACGAAAAAACAATACGTATTTGTAAAACAATGAAAGATGATAATATTGATATCGCCTTTTTCAATAACCCTATTGTAATAAATTTTTTAACTGGTTACAAGAGTGAACCTCACGAACGGATTCTAGCAGCAATTTTATTTGCTGACGCTCCACCCCTTCTCTTTACACCAGGTTTGGAATTTGAAGTTGCTAAACGACTAACGACAGGCTTTGATGTATTCAGCTATCAAGATACTGAAAATCCCTGGTTAGTCTTGAAAGATAAACTTGATAGTCTTGACTTACCTATTCAAAATTGGGCCATTGAAAAAGATTATCTAACCGTTGCTCGAAAAGAGGCGCTAGAAAGAGCCTTCTCAAACAGTCAGTTTGATTATGACTTTTCACCCTTTTTAGAAGAGTTACGTTTGCAAAAAACAGCGGATGAACTTGTTCTGATGGAAAAAGCTGGCTATTGGGCAGATGAAGCGATTAAGATTGGTGCTCGAACGCTTAAAGTGGGCGTTACTGAAACAGAAGTTGTTGCCCAAATTGAGTACGAACTGAAAAAACGTGGTATTAGCGAAATGAGTTTCGATACGATGGTTTTATTTGGAGACAATGCAGCTAGCCCTCATGGCGAACCTGGTAGTCGTCAACTAAAAGAAAATGAATTTGTTCTTTTTGATTTAGGCGTGATGTATAAGGGTTATGCAAGCGATGTAACACGCACCTTATTCTTTGGCGACAAACCAACTGACCACCAATCTCATATTTATCACCTTGTTCTTGAGGCACACGATCAAGCAATGAAACAAGCAAGCCTATCGCTAACAGCAGAAGAATTAGACGCTATCGCGAGAGACGTGATTGATTCAGAAGGCTATGGTCAATACTTCAACCACCGTCTAGGTCACGGACTTGGTCAAAGTGTTCATGAGTTTCCTTCTCTTATGAAAGGTAATACAATGAAGCTTGAAAAAAACATGTGCTTCTCAATTGAACCAGGTATCTATATCCCTAACGATATTGGCGTGCGTGTTGAAGATTGCGGCTATTTAGATGAGTCAGGATTCCATTCTTTTACGTCTTTCCCAACTGATATTGCTGCTTACAAAACATTTATCCTATCTGAGCAATAAAAAAATGCTGGTAGTCTTAGTGACTACCAGCATTTTATATTATTTTGTAACGTTTTCTGCTTCAGCTTTGCCTTCTTCAGCAATCACTTCTGCAACTTCTTTACCATCTTTTGATTTCTCTTTAATATCTGCTACAGACTGAGAGACTTCTTCTTTTGCTTTTTTAAAGTCTTCAGATACTTTAGATGATGTTTCACTGAATTGGGATTTTAAGTTTTCGCTTGTATCTTTCAAGCTAACTTTAATATCTTCACCAGTTTCTTTGGCTACTTCAACTAATTCGCTGCCTTTTTCAACAGCAATGTCTGTGTAGTCATAAACTGTGTCCATAAAGTCATTAAACTCATCAGAAATATCTTGTCTTAATTCTTTACCTGATTTAGGTGCAAATAACAAAGCTGTAATAGCTGCTGCAGCTCCACCAATAATTGCTCCTAATACAAAACCGCCGTCTTTTTTACTCATCATACATCTCTCCTTCAATAAAATTAATTATTTTGTTTTTTTAGTAAATCGAAATATCTGTTTCTTTTGCAGCCTTTTGTTCTTTTCTTCGACGATTCATGGCTGCAGCTGTTCTACCTAAATTATTCATAGTAGAGGCTTTTTTACTTGTCTTACTGCTTTTATTGCTCGTGATGGAACTTGCTAAATTTCGGGTAGATTGGTTCACGTCTGATACTGTTACGCCAATATCACCGATGGCTGTAAATAATGGGTCTGTTTTACTGATTTTCCCATTTAGGTCATCCATTAAGGTGTTTGTTTTGTTTAACAATCCTTCTACTTCAATTGCTAAATGGTCCACATCTTTGGTAATAACCGTTATACTATTATTTGCTTCTTCAGCAATTTTAGATACATCATCTAAAATTTTAGTAGCTTTTCTAATTGCTAATACTAGGAAAAAAACTAATACTGCAAACGCTACAGCTGCGATAAGAGCAGCAATATTTCCCCAACTCATAAGAACCACTCACTCCTTTTCGTTTATTCATAAGCACTAGCTTGCTTCTAGAAAACAGCATCATGTTTATGTTCTGCTTAATAAAATAATACCATAAGGGTTTTCATTATGCTATTGAAACCACTTTTTTTAAACTTTGACCTCACTCTTTAAACGTGTTAGTCTTTGAGTAGATTTTTATTTAAAGGTGGGATTTGATGGTTGTATTGAATACAGTAACAAATAATGCAGTGGATGAAACGATTCAAAACGTCACAGAGTCATCCAACTATATTGTGAGGTGGTGGAACAGTATTGATTGGACCGATATCATCGCACAAGTGATGACAAAATCTATTCACATTCTCTTCATTTTAATCTTATTTATGGTGATCAGACGGATTATCAAATTCTTTTTAAAGCGAGCATTTTCTACTAGAAGCAAACGACAAACCTT
This genomic interval from Jeotgalibaca arthritidis contains the following:
- a CDS encoding transglycosylase domain-containing protein, giving the protein MNQSNKNPFKAFYSKHKNKQSKQEPSRRGKLTKENQDLLSKGLFTFNVAYGVIKSTLISVILFISLLGFLALGTGMGYFAALVSNEEPPSENEMAQAIGNLELISSLHYNDGQLISEVRTDLLRTIITKDAISPFVIDGLVSTEDEYFYEHNGVVPKAVVRALITEVTGLGSATGGSTITQQLVKQQILTHEVTFSRKVNEILLAMRLENYFDKDQIITAYLNVSPFGRNSNGGNVAGIEEAAIGIFGVHANEVSLPQAAFLVGLPQNPYTYTPYTVYGELKEDLSDGVNRMKTVLNRMFEEQKISQDQYNEAIQYDITQDFIPAKNSGQNSHNYLYQQVEKQAIEILMAIEAEKNGLTFEEVDADVDLYNDYYFRNQAILNTSGYKVTSTIDKAVYQAMQEAVAEYGENLGPTFVDTYTNEETGETEEVIELAQSGSILLENETGRILGFIGGRDFSIDQNDHAFDTYRDPGSTIKPLAVYAPALEMNVITPATRLADSAIGDQATPYSGAPWNVSNIGEVISNKMVTAREALYQSMNNPTGKLYLNMLEFGLEPYKYMDMMNYTMIDDYKANAAFSLGAGRTSVAEQTTGFATFANQGDYIGYYLIEKIEDADGNIIYQHEKEQRDVFSEETAYLTIDILRDVIDLGFSSQIKNYLNFSADLAAKTGTSEHNRDYWIIASTPKVTLSSWIGYNNAIEDHVFYDPYSTGAPSANNMRYWSLIANKIYAASPETIGTDQTFTRPEGIVEKEVVAETGTLAGKVTIPGTTTTVSVDGTKKTELFKADNLPKAITYNFSPGASDKDLKQLYWDKKVKAVKEAEEKKKKEQEAKKKEAEDKKKAEEEKKKAEEQKKEEAKKKEEEEKKKKEEAANNND
- the ccpA gene encoding catabolite control protein A, which codes for MEKQTITIYDVAREANVSMATVSRVVNGNPNVKPTTRKKVLEVIDRLDYRPNAVARGLASKKTTTVGVIIPDVTNLFFASLARGIDDIATMYKYNIILANSDQNESKEIQVLNTLLAKQVDGIIYMGNKITDELRAEFSRSKTPVVLAGTVDPDQQVGSVNIDYIAATEAIITKLINGGNKKIAFVSTPLANPINGQYRLKGYKNALLSAGIGYDESLVHESELTVAAGEELAPRLLEQGVTAAYVSDDELAIGLLNGVVNAGVNVPEDFEIFTSNNSKVTEMARPQLSSIMLPLYDIGAVAMRLLTKIMNKEEIDEKTITLPYKIAYRGTTAKED
- a CDS encoding aminopeptidase P family protein, with protein sequence MNEKTIRICKTMKDDNIDIAFFNNPIVINFLTGYKSEPHERILAAILFADAPPLLFTPGLEFEVAKRLTTGFDVFSYQDTENPWLVLKDKLDSLDLPIQNWAIEKDYLTVARKEALERAFSNSQFDYDFSPFLEELRLQKTADELVLMEKAGYWADEAIKIGARTLKVGVTETEVVAQIEYELKKRGISEMSFDTMVLFGDNAASPHGEPGSRQLKENEFVLFDLGVMYKGYASDVTRTLFFGDKPTDHQSHIYHLVLEAHDQAMKQASLSLTAEELDAIARDVIDSEGYGQYFNHRLGHGLGQSVHEFPSLMKGNTMKLEKNMCFSIEPGIYIPNDIGVRVEDCGYLDESGFHSFTSFPTDIAAYKTFILSEQ
- a CDS encoding YtxH domain-containing protein — its product is MSKKDGGFVLGAIIGGAAAAITALLFAPKSGKELRQDISDEFNDFMDTVYDYTDIAVEKGSELVEVAKETGEDIKVSLKDTSENLKSQFSETSSKVSEDFKKAKEEVSQSVADIKEKSKDGKEVAEVIAEEGKAEAENVTK
- a CDS encoding DUF948 domain-containing protein, translated to MSWGNIAALIAAVAFAVLVFFLVLAIRKATKILDDVSKIAEEANNSITVITKDVDHLAIEVEGLLNKTNTLMDDLNGKISKTDPLFTAIGDIGVTVSDVNQSTRNLASSITSNKSSKTSKKASTMNNLGRTAAAMNRRRKEQKAAKETDISIY